AGTCAGCTTAAAGGGTCTGTCATACATATAAAATTCAAAGTCGTTGGCAAGAATTAACTGCATGGAACGCTGTGATTTTATATTGGAATTGAAGTCTCCGTCAAGATCTTTAATCTCTTTATAGAAAGGCGCCTGGTAATAGATTCCCCCCGAGAGTTTGAAAAGCATATCTGTATCCCAATCCGGTTTTATCGCAAACTGGAATCTTGGTGAAAAGATCGTTTCTTTATTAAAGCTCCAATTGGAAACTCTGGCACCGGCATTTACAAATACTTTGCTGGCTCCCCAGTAAAATTTCTGAGAATACTGTGCATACGCTGAAAGTCTTGAAGGTTCTATCTTATTTTGTCCTGTGATCTGATAAAACAAATTAAGATCTCCCGAAATACCTCTGGGATCGTCAACAGGCCTCGGAATGCTGTATCCTGCAGCATCTACCAACTTCCATTCATTGGTATTATCACTCAGGTTTTCTTTCTCGTATTTAACGCCTACTTCAATGTCTGTATTGATATTGGGAGAAAATTTGGCTCTGAACTGTGTTCCGTAAGTTTTTACATACAGGTCGTTTCTGGCATGTTCTATCTGTCCTCCTCCATCAAAAGAAGGATTAGGAGCTCCTGTCACAATATCAAAAGTCTGGATCTCATAGCTTGAAGCGATAGAATAATATTCCTTTTCTCTGTTCTGATAAGCAAAACTGTCCAGGGTAAATTTCCATTGGTCTGAAGGTTTAAAATTCAGGGAAAAAGTTCCCATCATATTTTTATACATATCCTGCTCGCGCCCTCCATAGCCAATATTTACGGTAATAGGCTGCTGAAGGCTTCCGAAGGTTACGCTTTTGGCTTTTGGAATCATCTCATAGTCGTTTTTGGAGTAATATCCAATGAATGACATGGAGAATTTATCACTGAAATGGTAATTGATATAAGACTGGAAATCCCAATAGGTAGGATTAAAATCGGTATCTTCATTCAATGTATTAAGGACAAGATTGGTATTTCTGTATCTTCCTGAGAATAAAGCCGTCAGTTTTTTGTTCTTTGAAGCCAGACCGGCAGTTAACCTGCCTCCTATTAAACTTGCTTCTCCTGAAAGTTCAGTTTTTTCAGGCTCACGATAGTAAATATTTAGAGCTGAAGACATTTTGTCGCCATATTTCGGTTCAAATCCTCCTGCAGAAAAATTGACTGAAGAAACCATATCCGGATTGATGATGCTCATTCCCTCCTGCTGTGAATTTCTGATCAGGAAGGGTCTGTAGATCTCAATATCATTGATGTAAATAAGGTTTTCATCATAGTTTCCACCACGCACCATATATTGGGAAGACAACTCAGTATTGGAGTTTACAGAAGGAAGGGTCTTTAAAAGTCCCTCGATTCCTCCACCGATGGTAGCAATTCCTTTTGCATCTTTCGCAGAAATTTTGACATTGGTAATGTCATTCGTTTTTCCGACCACTTTTTTCTGGAAAACGACTTCCTCAATATCTGTTACTCTATCTGCTGTATCTTTTTTCCTATTTTGAGAGAAAATAAGCATAGGAACCATAAGGCTCAATGGTAAAACTAGTTTTTTCAAAAGAAATGCTTTAAAATTTCAAACGTGAATATATAAATTTTATTTTAACTTATTTAAACTTTATTTAACATTTCAGATCATGAAAGTTAAAATCATCCAAATATTGTATTTTAAAAAGTTTTCCTTTTCAATATAACATCTGGAAAGCAAATTTTTGAGTTTAAATAAATCTTAAAAAATTATAAAATTGCTTCTCTGACTCTTGTTAATTTTTGCAATAAATCTTCTAATAAATCTAATCTTAACATATTGGCTCCGTCTGACAAAGCGGTTTCCGGCGTAGGATGTGTTTCTATGAAAATTCCGTCTGCTCCCACTGCAATTCCTGCTTTGGCAACAGTTTCAATAAGATCAGGTCTTCCTCCTGTAACTCCCGAACTCTGATTAGGCTGTTGTAATGAATGGGTAACATCCAAAATCACCGGTGCATATTCTCTCATGGTAGGAATACCTCTGTAATCTACAACAAGATCTGTATAACCAAAAGAATTTCCTCTTTCAATAATGGCTACTTTCTGATTATTGGAATCAGTAACTTTCTGAACTGCAAATTTCATTGATTCAGGAGAAAGGAACTGTCCTTTTTTCAGGGTTACACATTTCCCGGTTGCTGCTGCAGCAATCAAAAGGTCAGTCTGGCGTACTAAAAAAGCAGGGATCTGAAGTACATCCACGTACTGTGCTGCTAAAGCAGCGTGTTCGTTTTCGTGGATATCCGTTGTGGTAGGAATATTGAAAGTCTCTCCTACTTTTCTAAGAATTTCAAGGGATTTTTCTTCACCTATGGTTGTAAAAGAATCTACACGGCTTCTGTTGGCTTTTTTAAAGCTCCCTTTGAAAATATAAGGAATGTTATATTTATCTGTGATAGTGATCACTTTCTCTGCAATTCTCAATGCCATGTCTTCACCTTCAATAATGCAGGGACCGGCAATAAGGAAAAAATTTTTGGAGTCTTTGTGATGGATATTATCTAAATACTGGATCATTTTTTATTTGAATTTAAAAGTTCAGTAAAAATACTTATAAAGTTTCAGAATCGGAAATTATTTGAGGGGTTTGACGGCGAGTTTTAGAGTTTTAGAGTTTTAGAGTTTTAGAGTTTTAGAGTTTTAGAGTTTTAGAGAAGATAAAGCATTCATGGAAATATCCAAATAATAAATATGCACAATCATCTGTGGTTATCCGTGAAATCAGCGGTTAAAAAATTAACTCATTTTCTTCAAAATCTTCTCAAAAGTATTGATATTCCTGCTCGTGAACTTATCTTTAAGGCTTTTCTTTCCCAAAACTTTTCCAAAAGAAGAATCCAGTGTATTTCCTTTCGGAACCTGCCAGTAGAATATTTCATTAATGATCTCGGCCTTTTCATTTTCAGTTTTTGAAGCAATTTCGAACTCCCCCATCAAAACAGTTTCTACGCCACGGTTCCCTACAAATCCGTAGATATGCAGGTCATCATTTTTTTCAAAAGGAATGCTGTTCCAGAAAATTTGTGTTTCTTCCTGAGATTTTATAAATAAAAAAGCTTCATAAGAAAAATGATCAGACATTGCTTTTTCAAGAATCTTCTTTAGATCCAAAGCATTTTTATCCGAAG
The Chryseobacterium sp. W4I1 DNA segment above includes these coding regions:
- a CDS encoding TonB-dependent siderophore receptor — encoded protein: MKKLVLPLSLMVPMLIFSQNRKKDTADRVTDIEEVVFQKKVVGKTNDITNVKISAKDAKGIATIGGGIEGLLKTLPSVNSNTELSSQYMVRGGNYDENLIYINDIEIYRPFLIRNSQQEGMSIINPDMVSSVNFSAGGFEPKYGDKMSSALNIYYREPEKTELSGEASLIGGRLTAGLASKNKKLTALFSGRYRNTNLVLNTLNEDTDFNPTYWDFQSYINYHFSDKFSMSFIGYYSKNDYEMIPKAKSVTFGSLQQPITVNIGYGGREQDMYKNMMGTFSLNFKPSDQWKFTLDSFAYQNREKEYYSIASSYEIQTFDIVTGAPNPSFDGGGQIEHARNDLYVKTYGTQFRAKFSPNINTDIEVGVKYEKENLSDNTNEWKLVDAAGYSIPRPVDDPRGISGDLNLFYQITGQNKIEPSRLSAYAQYSQKFYWGASKVFVNAGARVSNWSFNKETIFSPRFQFAIKPDWDTDMLFKLSGGIYYQAPFYKEIKDLDGDFNSNIKSQRSMQLILANDFEFYMYDRPFKLTTEAYYKKMDDLIPYYMDNVRIRYSGKNNASGYAYGIDTRLFGEFVPGVDSWLSASYARVYENIDGRGNIPRPTDQRFRFAMFYQDYMPKFPSMRVNLTLVYAMGLPNGAPVFTDPYQYQRTLPAYKRVDLGLSKVFIDSKDKKNRSGFWGNFEELTLGVQVFNAFNINNTVANQWITDYNTNVMYPVPVRLTGRFFNVKLEFKL
- the kdsA gene encoding 3-deoxy-8-phosphooctulonate synthase produces the protein MIQYLDNIHHKDSKNFFLIAGPCIIEGEDMALRIAEKVITITDKYNIPYIFKGSFKKANRSRVDSFTTIGEEKSLEILRKVGETFNIPTTTDIHENEHAALAAQYVDVLQIPAFLVRQTDLLIAAAATGKCVTLKKGQFLSPESMKFAVQKVTDSNNQKVAIIERGNSFGYTDLVVDYRGIPTMREYAPVILDVTHSLQQPNQSSGVTGGRPDLIETVAKAGIAVGADGIFIETHPTPETALSDGANMLRLDLLEDLLQKLTRVREAIL
- a CDS encoding DUF1697 domain-containing protein, with protein sequence MKYCAFLRGVNVKGTNMKMADVCQVFKDAGMKDVSSVLASGNIVFSSDKNALDLKKILEKAMSDHFSYEAFLFIKSQEETQIFWNSIPFEKNDDLHIYGFVGNRGVETVLMGEFEIASKTENEKAEIINEIFYWQVPKGNTLDSSFGKVLGKKSLKDKFTSRNINTFEKILKKMS